Proteins encoded in a region of the Candidatus Zixiibacteriota bacterium genome:
- a CDS encoding site-2 protease family protein: MPDPVFIITFLPVLLFSLTFHEAAHAWMAARLGDPTARMLGRLSLNPLVHLDLFGTLMLFLSGFRFGWAKPVPVDPRNFADPKRGIFLTAAAGPASNIILAIVCGIVIRSLIAGGWGTTVNEGFIAGLGRIVGQGLITNLALAFFNLIPLPPLDGSKILYGLAPHEWDAALFRLEQVGPMILMAVIFAGFFFKFSLIWLFIGPPVSMIAQAFSGVPLGILMALIYA; encoded by the coding sequence ATGCCCGACCCCGTCTTCATCATCACGTTCCTGCCGGTTCTGCTCTTCTCGCTGACATTTCATGAAGCGGCGCATGCGTGGATGGCGGCGCGACTGGGCGATCCCACCGCGCGCATGCTCGGACGGCTCTCACTTAATCCGCTGGTGCATCTGGACCTCTTCGGGACGCTCATGCTGTTTCTCTCGGGGTTTCGCTTCGGCTGGGCCAAGCCGGTGCCGGTCGATCCGCGCAACTTCGCCGACCCCAAGCGCGGCATCTTCCTGACCGCGGCCGCCGGACCGGCATCGAACATCATCCTCGCCATCGTGTGCGGAATCGTGATCCGCTCGCTGATTGCCGGGGGTTGGGGGACGACAGTCAATGAGGGATTCATCGCCGGGCTGGGACGCATCGTCGGGCAGGGGCTGATCACCAATCTGGCGCTCGCATTCTTCAACTTGATCCCGCTGCCGCCGTTGGACGGCTCCAAGATTCTCTACGGTCTCGCACCGCATGAATGGGATGCCGCGCTCTTCCGTCTGGAGCAGGTCGGCCCGATGATTCTCATGGCAGTGATCTTCGCGGGGTTCTTCTTCAAGTTCTCGCTGATCTGGCTCTTCATCGGCCCGCCAGTGAGCATGATCGCACAGGCATTCTCCGGTGTGCCGCTCGGCATCCTCATGGCGCTGATCTATGCTTGA
- a CDS encoding OmpA family protein, whose protein sequence is MRTMLRTASAVGLAILFLSPFMGGCAFNCPSEVTEGWRESAGTTEARAKTQTQDGASQSDLDDLRNRIADLERRLAANEQLAEDAMNEAEKALKCCRHEYTVLSTEEVYFDFNKYDIKSEYYDDLDRVGEKLKADPDLICEIGGHCDAIGGTDYNIVLGQKRADAARQYLISKHQINLGRIAIRTFGKDAPIATNDSDQGRSKNRRVTIDVLGFAP, encoded by the coding sequence ATGAGAACAATGTTGCGGACCGCCAGCGCTGTAGGACTGGCCATCCTGTTTCTGTCGCCGTTTATGGGCGGCTGTGCCTTCAACTGCCCATCGGAGGTGACCGAGGGCTGGCGCGAGAGCGCGGGCACAACCGAGGCGCGCGCAAAGACGCAGACTCAGGACGGCGCCAGTCAGAGCGATCTCGATGACCTGCGCAATCGGATCGCCGACCTTGAGCGACGTCTGGCCGCCAACGAGCAACTGGCCGAAGACGCGATGAACGAAGCCGAGAAGGCGCTCAAGTGCTGCCGTCATGAGTACACGGTTCTATCCACCGAAGAAGTCTATTTCGACTTCAACAAATATGACATCAAGTCGGAGTACTACGATGACTTGGACCGCGTCGGGGAGAAATTAAAAGCCGACCCGGACCTCATTTGCGAGATTGGCGGACACTGTGATGCCATCGGCGGCACCGACTACAACATCGTTCTGGGCCAGAAGCGCGCCGATGCGGCCCGTCAGTACCTGATCAGCAAGCACCAGATCAATCTGGGACGCATCGCCATCCGCACATTCGGCAAGGATGCACCGATCGCCACCAACGACAGCGATCAGGGGCGCTCGAAGAATCGCCGTGTGACGATCGACGTCCTGGGATTCGCTCCATAA